One segment of Erigeron canadensis isolate Cc75 chromosome 2, C_canadensis_v1, whole genome shotgun sequence DNA contains the following:
- the LOC122587806 gene encoding uncharacterized protein LOC122587806, producing MAWLYDHLFGDEDPWAPNINEYNGAFYTEPDYEYEGVADTPPDHIHGSGDDDPNFHTPGGPSDYNPDSTQSEDPGRASQGLYQTNQGFQAEEELVRWASQVGLVNVYVLVTRRSSRGRSDRVIRVEIACTQGGKRRTSAKKRRSGTQKTNCPVLLVGLYKPCEGVWRLEVRDDTHNHDPAKFLETHVFARRMTPDQVNTVGTLQGHGLHPRKIFSAVRKLFPASHVIWKDINNTSNKIKQGKK from the exons ATGGCGTGGTTGTACGACCATTTATTTGGAGACGAGGACCCATGGGCGCCTAATATTAATGAG TATAACGGTGCATTTTACACAG AACCGGACTATGAGTATGAGGGAGTAGCTGACACCCCGCCAGACCACATACACGGGTCGGGTGATGATGACCCTAATTTTCATACACCTGGGGGTCCATCTGACTATAATCCGGACAGCACACAAAGTGAAGACCCTGGCCGTGCGTCTCAAGGCTTGTATCAAACCAACCAGGGTTTTCAGGCTGAAGAGGAGTTGGTTAGATGGGCCAGCCAAGTAGGTTTAGTGAACGTGTACGTTCTCGTGACACGGCGTTCATCTAGAGGTCGGAGTGACAGGGTCATAAGGGTGGAGATTGCATGCACCCAGGGAGGCAAGCGCAGAACCTCCGCCAAAAAAAGACGTAGCGGTACCCAAAAAACAAATTGTCCGGTCCTTCTGGTAGGCCTATATAAACCATGTGAAGGTGTATGGCGACTAGAGGTGAGAGACGATACACATAACCACGACCCGGCAAAGTTTCTGGAGACCCACGTATTTGCTAGGAGGATGACCCCGGATCAAGTCAATACGGTGGGGACGTTACAAGGACATGGTCTCCATCCACGTAAAATATTTTCAGCCGTGCGGAAATTGTTTCCCGCATCTCATGTGATTTGGAAAGACATAAACAACACCAGCAATAAGATAAAGCAAGGGAAAAAATAG